From the genome of Candidatus Eremiobacteraceae bacterium:
AATGCGGTACAGATCGCCGAAGCTATCGGCGCGGCGAGCGGCGTCGCCACATGAGCGCGCAGGCGGCGCGCGACAGCCTTAAGATCGTCGTCTTGAAATTCGGCGGTTCGTCGCTTGCCACCGCCGAATTGCGCGGTCTTGCGGCCCAGCGCGTGATGGATGCGCTGCGGTCGGGTCACGCGCCGATCGTCGTCGCGTCGGCTATCGGGAGGACGCCGGATCCGTACGCCACCGACTCGCTCCTCGCGCTTGCGCAGACCGCGGCGGATGGACCGAACCGAGATCTGCTGCTTGCATGCGGCGAGACGATCGCTGCTGCGGTGTTCGCCGAAGTGCTCGAGTCAAAGGGCGTCAAAGCGCTCGCTCTGACCGGCGCGCAGGCCGGCATCACGACCGATGAATCGCACGGCGATGCCGCGATCCGCTCCGTCGACGCTCGGCGGCTGCTCGATCTCCTGGCGGCGGGCGTCACGCCGATCGTCGCCGGCTTCCAAGGCGCCACCGAGGACGGCATCATCACCACGCTCGGACGCGGCGGCAGCGATCTCACGGCGGTCGCGCTCGCGGACGCCCTGGGCAACGTACCGGTCGACGTCTATACCGACGTGGACGGCGTGATGACGGCCGATCCGCGGCGCGTGACCGATGCGCACACCATCGCGTCGCTCACATCCGAAGAACTATCCGAGCTTGCGTCGCACGGGGCGCGCGTCATGCACGACAAGGCGGCGGAAGTCGCGCATCGCTCTCGCCTGACGCTTCGTGTGCGGGGCCTGAAAAGCGGAGTCGGCACCGCGATCGACGATGACGCGGAGATCGACCGTGCCCATCCGGTCACGGGCATCGCGGCGGTGGACGGCTACACGTTCGTCCACGCGTCGCCTGAAGGCGCCGGCGGGGCGAGCGGCTGGGAGCGCGCGCTGTTCAAATCGCTTGCCGAAGAAAATATCAGCATCGACTGCGTCAATGTCAATGCAGCCGGCGTTTTCTTCATCGTCGCGGACGCACAGTTCGACGCGACCGAACGCGCGCTTGCGGGGCAGCCGATCTCGTTGCGCGCGCGCCGGGGATGCGCGAAGATCTCGATCGTCGGTGCCGGCATGCGCGGCACCCCAGGCGTCGTGTACCGCGTCGTCGATGCGCTCTCGGCAAGCGGCGTGACGATCATCCACAGCACCGATTCGAATATCACCGTCTCGGTGCTCGTGCCGGGGGCGCAAGCCTCGGTCGCCGAAAATGCGCTGCACGAATATTTTGGGTTGAAGGGGTAAAAGATGCGCCAAGGTCGATTCGGTCCGCTCATCACGGCGATGATCACGCCGATGAAGTCGGACGGTTCGGTCAACCTCGATGAAGCACGGCGACTCGCCGAATATTTGTGCGACAACGGCTCGACGGGGATCGTCGTCAGCGGCACGACCGGCGAGGGACCGACGCTCACCGACGCAGAGAAGATAGAGCTCTTTCGCGTAGTGGTCGCGGCTGTGGGCGACAACGCTTCGGTCATCGCGAACACGGGCGGCAACGACACGCGCTCGTCCGTGGAGCTCACGCGCCGCGCATGCTCGACCGGCGTGCACGGCATCCTCGCGGTCGGGCCGTTTTACAATAAGCCGCCGCAGGCCGGGCTCGTCGCTCATTTTCGCGCGATCGCGGATGCGTCCGTAGTTCCCGTGATGATCTACAATATTCCGGGGCGCACGGCAGTGAACGTCCTGCCCGAAACGCTCGTCACGCTTTCGGCGCATCCGCGGATTCGCGCGGTCAAGGAATCCAGCGGCGACCTCATGCAGATCGCCGAGATCGCCGCGAACCTGACGGACGATTTCGACGTGTACGCGGGCGACGATCACCTTGCTCTGCCCACAGCCTCCGTGGGAGGCTGCGGCGTGGTAAGCGTCGCGAGCCACGTCGCGGGGCGCGATATTCGTGCGATGTTCGCGGCATTCGCCTGCGGCGACAACGACGCTGCCCGCGCGCTGCATGCGAGCCTGCTGCCGTTGATCCGCGCGCTCTTCGCCGTGTCGAATCCGATACCGGTCAAGGCTGCGATGCGGCACTTCGGGTTCGACGTCGGCTCATGCCGGCCGCCGCTGTGCGACCTGAACGCCGAGCAAGAACGCGTTCTCGCC
Proteins encoded in this window:
- a CDS encoding aspartate kinase; the protein is MSAQAARDSLKIVVLKFGGSSLATAELRGLAAQRVMDALRSGHAPIVVASAIGRTPDPYATDSLLALAQTAADGPNRDLLLACGETIAAAVFAEVLESKGVKALALTGAQAGITTDESHGDAAIRSVDARRLLDLLAAGVTPIVAGFQGATEDGIITTLGRGGSDLTAVALADALGNVPVDVYTDVDGVMTADPRRVTDAHTIASLTSEELSELASHGARVMHDKAAEVAHRSRLTLRVRGLKSGVGTAIDDDAEIDRAHPVTGIAAVDGYTFVHASPEGAGGASGWERALFKSLAEENISIDCVNVNAAGVFFIVADAQFDATERALAGQPISLRARRGCAKISIVGAGMRGTPGVVYRVVDALSASGVTIIHSTDSNITVSVLVPGAQASVAENALHEYFGLKG
- the dapA gene encoding 4-hydroxy-tetrahydrodipicolinate synthase, which codes for MRQGRFGPLITAMITPMKSDGSVNLDEARRLAEYLCDNGSTGIVVSGTTGEGPTLTDAEKIELFRVVVAAVGDNASVIANTGGNDTRSSVELTRRACSTGVHGILAVGPFYNKPPQAGLVAHFRAIADASVVPVMIYNIPGRTAVNVLPETLVTLSAHPRIRAVKESSGDLMQIAEIAANLTDDFDVYAGDDHLALPTASVGGCGVVSVASHVAGRDIRAMFAAFACGDNDAARALHASLLPLIRALFAVSNPIPVKAAMRHFGFDVGSCRPPLCDLNAEQERVLAAAIAPWLATAQTTAAAT